The following proteins are co-located in the Hevea brasiliensis isolate MT/VB/25A 57/8 chromosome 11, ASM3005281v1, whole genome shotgun sequence genome:
- the LOC110649369 gene encoding uncharacterized GPI-anchored protein At1g61900 isoform X3 codes for MNEGLSLNFSPSMVLLQVFLLLLSLNENQYIRGSTLMDRRLDAFLPEISPNAAPQPFLPILAPSPLQPFTNSSIPKLSGLCTLNFTAAESLMSMTSIDCWAFFAPLLANVICCPQLEATLAILIGQSSKETKVLALNGTISKHCLSDIEQILIGQGAAANVKRICSIHPSNLTEGSCPVKDVNEFESTVDSSKLLAACEKIDPVKECCDQVCQNAISEAATRIALKASEILSMDRTHGLPQHSTSVNDCKNIVLRWLASKLDPSHAKEVLRGLSNCNVNKVCPLVFPDMSHVAKGCGSVISNTTGCCSAMDSYVSHLQKQSLITNLQALDCARTLGMKLQKSNITRDVYSLCHISLKDFSLQVAKQESGCLLPSLPSDATLDKSSGISFICDLNDNIPAPWPSSSQLSASSCNKTVKIPALPAAASTQSERGSSD; via the exons ATGAATGAAGGGTTATCTCTCAATTTCAGTCCCAGTATGGTTCTTCTCCAGGTGTTTTTGTTGCTATTAA GTCTGAATGAAAATCAATATATTAGAGGATCTACATTGATGGACAGACGGTTGGATGCTTTTCTTCCAGAGATCTCACCAAATGCAGCTCCTCAGCCTTTTCTTCCTATTCTTGCACCTTCTCCATTGCAACCTTTCACCAACAGTTCTATACCAAAATTATCAG gACTCTGTACGTTGAACTTCACTGCTGCTGAAAGCTTGATGAGCATGACATCAATTGATTGCTGGGCCTTTTTTGCACCATTGCTGGCTAATGTTATATGTTGTCCACAGTTAGAAGCCACCCTTGCAATTCTTATTGGTCAATCCAGTAAAGAGACTAAAGTGCTTGCTTTAAATGGAACTATTTCCAAGCATTGCCTTTCGGACATTGAGCAAATTTTGATAGGTCAGGGCGCTGCAGCTAATGTTAAGAGAATATGCTCAATTCATCCCTCAAATCTCACTGAAGGGTCTTGCCCAGTTAAAGATGTGAATGAATTTGAGAGCACTGTGGATTCATCGAAGCTTCTTGCTGCATGCGAGAAGATTGATCCTGTGAAAGAATGTTGTGACCAAGTATGTCAAAATGCTATATCAGAAGCTGCTACACGAATTGCTCTAAAAGCTTCTGAAATCTTGAGCATGGATAGGACCCATGGTTTACCTCAGCACTCAACTAGTGTTAATGATTGTAAAAACATTGTTCTCCGATGGTTGGCAAGTAAACTTGATCCTTCTCATGCAAAGGAGGTTCTCAGAGGACTATCTAATTGCAATGTCAATAAAG TTTGCCCTCTGGTTTTCCCTGACATGAGCCATGTTGCAAAGGGCTGCGGGAGTGTGATAAGTAACACCACAGGATGCTGTAGTGCCATGGATAGCTATGTGTCTCACTTGCAGAAACAGAGCCTCATAACCAACTTGCAAGCGTTGGATTGTGCTAGAACTCTTGGAATGAAGTTACAGAAGTCAAATATTACCAGAGATGTTTATAGCCTTTGTCACATAAGCCTCAAGGATTTCTCGCTCCAAG TTGCAAAGCAAG agTCTGGATGCCTTCTACCAAGCTTGCCTTCTGATGCAACACTTGATAAGTCATCTGGAATCAGCTTTATTTGTGATCTGAATGACAATATTCCTGCTCCATGGCCCTCTTCGTCTCAATTATCAGCATCATCATGCAATAAAA CTGTGAAAATTCCAGCACTTCCGGCAGCTGCATCTACTCAAAGTG AACGAGGGTCCTCAGATTGA
- the LOC110649369 gene encoding uncharacterized GPI-anchored protein At1g61900 isoform X1: protein MNEGLSLNFSPSMVLLQVFLLLLSLNENQYIRGSTLMDRRLDAFLPEISPNAAPQPFLPILAPSPLQPFTNSSIPKLSGLCTLNFTAAESLMSMTSIDCWAFFAPLLANVICCPQLEATLAILIGQSSKETKVLALNGTISKHCLSDIEQILIGQGAAANVKRICSIHPSNLTEGSCPVKDVNEFESTVDSSKLLAACEKIDPVKECCDQVCQNAISEAATRIALKASEILSMDRTHGLPQHSTSVNDCKNIVLRWLASKLDPSHAKEVLRGLSNCNVNKVCPLVFPDMSHVAKGCGSVISNTTGCCSAMDSYVSHLQKQSLITNLQALDCARTLGMKLQKSNITRDVYSLCHISLKDFSLQVAKQESGCLLPSLPSDATLDKSSGISFICDLNDNIPAPWPSSSQLSASSCNKTVKIPALPAAASTQSGLYSEDLVFYVLFAASLVTMMLL, encoded by the exons ATGAATGAAGGGTTATCTCTCAATTTCAGTCCCAGTATGGTTCTTCTCCAGGTGTTTTTGTTGCTATTAA GTCTGAATGAAAATCAATATATTAGAGGATCTACATTGATGGACAGACGGTTGGATGCTTTTCTTCCAGAGATCTCACCAAATGCAGCTCCTCAGCCTTTTCTTCCTATTCTTGCACCTTCTCCATTGCAACCTTTCACCAACAGTTCTATACCAAAATTATCAG gACTCTGTACGTTGAACTTCACTGCTGCTGAAAGCTTGATGAGCATGACATCAATTGATTGCTGGGCCTTTTTTGCACCATTGCTGGCTAATGTTATATGTTGTCCACAGTTAGAAGCCACCCTTGCAATTCTTATTGGTCAATCCAGTAAAGAGACTAAAGTGCTTGCTTTAAATGGAACTATTTCCAAGCATTGCCTTTCGGACATTGAGCAAATTTTGATAGGTCAGGGCGCTGCAGCTAATGTTAAGAGAATATGCTCAATTCATCCCTCAAATCTCACTGAAGGGTCTTGCCCAGTTAAAGATGTGAATGAATTTGAGAGCACTGTGGATTCATCGAAGCTTCTTGCTGCATGCGAGAAGATTGATCCTGTGAAAGAATGTTGTGACCAAGTATGTCAAAATGCTATATCAGAAGCTGCTACACGAATTGCTCTAAAAGCTTCTGAAATCTTGAGCATGGATAGGACCCATGGTTTACCTCAGCACTCAACTAGTGTTAATGATTGTAAAAACATTGTTCTCCGATGGTTGGCAAGTAAACTTGATCCTTCTCATGCAAAGGAGGTTCTCAGAGGACTATCTAATTGCAATGTCAATAAAG TTTGCCCTCTGGTTTTCCCTGACATGAGCCATGTTGCAAAGGGCTGCGGGAGTGTGATAAGTAACACCACAGGATGCTGTAGTGCCATGGATAGCTATGTGTCTCACTTGCAGAAACAGAGCCTCATAACCAACTTGCAAGCGTTGGATTGTGCTAGAACTCTTGGAATGAAGTTACAGAAGTCAAATATTACCAGAGATGTTTATAGCCTTTGTCACATAAGCCTCAAGGATTTCTCGCTCCAAG TTGCAAAGCAAG agTCTGGATGCCTTCTACCAAGCTTGCCTTCTGATGCAACACTTGATAAGTCATCTGGAATCAGCTTTATTTGTGATCTGAATGACAATATTCCTGCTCCATGGCCCTCTTCGTCTCAATTATCAGCATCATCATGCAATAAAA CTGTGAAAATTCCAGCACTTCCGGCAGCTGCATCTACTCAAAGTG GCCTTTATAGTGAAGATCTGGTATTTTATGTGCTGTTTGCTGCCTCCCTTGTTACCATGATGCTCTTATAG
- the LOC110649369 gene encoding uncharacterized GPI-anchored protein At1g61900 isoform X2 has product MNEGLSLNFSPSMVLLQVFLLLLSLNENQYIRGSTLMDRRLDAFLPEISPNAAPQPFLPILAPSPLQPFTNSSIPKLSGLCTLNFTAAESLMSMTSIDCWAFFAPLLANVICCPQLEATLAILIGQSSKETKVLALNGTISKHCLSDIEQILIGQGAAANVKRICSIHPSNLTEGSCPVKDVNEFESTVDSSKLLAACEKIDPVKECCDQVCQNAISEAATRIALKASEILSMDRTHGLPQHSTSVNDCKNIVLRWLASKLDPSHAKEVLRGLSNCNVNKVCPLVFPDMSHVAKGCGSVISNTTGCCSAMDSYVSHLQKQSLITNLQALDCARTLGMKLQKSNITRDVYSLCHISLKDFSLQESGCLLPSLPSDATLDKSSGISFICDLNDNIPAPWPSSSQLSASSCNKTVKIPALPAAASTQSGLYSEDLVFYVLFAASLVTMMLL; this is encoded by the exons ATGAATGAAGGGTTATCTCTCAATTTCAGTCCCAGTATGGTTCTTCTCCAGGTGTTTTTGTTGCTATTAA GTCTGAATGAAAATCAATATATTAGAGGATCTACATTGATGGACAGACGGTTGGATGCTTTTCTTCCAGAGATCTCACCAAATGCAGCTCCTCAGCCTTTTCTTCCTATTCTTGCACCTTCTCCATTGCAACCTTTCACCAACAGTTCTATACCAAAATTATCAG gACTCTGTACGTTGAACTTCACTGCTGCTGAAAGCTTGATGAGCATGACATCAATTGATTGCTGGGCCTTTTTTGCACCATTGCTGGCTAATGTTATATGTTGTCCACAGTTAGAAGCCACCCTTGCAATTCTTATTGGTCAATCCAGTAAAGAGACTAAAGTGCTTGCTTTAAATGGAACTATTTCCAAGCATTGCCTTTCGGACATTGAGCAAATTTTGATAGGTCAGGGCGCTGCAGCTAATGTTAAGAGAATATGCTCAATTCATCCCTCAAATCTCACTGAAGGGTCTTGCCCAGTTAAAGATGTGAATGAATTTGAGAGCACTGTGGATTCATCGAAGCTTCTTGCTGCATGCGAGAAGATTGATCCTGTGAAAGAATGTTGTGACCAAGTATGTCAAAATGCTATATCAGAAGCTGCTACACGAATTGCTCTAAAAGCTTCTGAAATCTTGAGCATGGATAGGACCCATGGTTTACCTCAGCACTCAACTAGTGTTAATGATTGTAAAAACATTGTTCTCCGATGGTTGGCAAGTAAACTTGATCCTTCTCATGCAAAGGAGGTTCTCAGAGGACTATCTAATTGCAATGTCAATAAAG TTTGCCCTCTGGTTTTCCCTGACATGAGCCATGTTGCAAAGGGCTGCGGGAGTGTGATAAGTAACACCACAGGATGCTGTAGTGCCATGGATAGCTATGTGTCTCACTTGCAGAAACAGAGCCTCATAACCAACTTGCAAGCGTTGGATTGTGCTAGAACTCTTGGAATGAAGTTACAGAAGTCAAATATTACCAGAGATGTTTATAGCCTTTGTCACATAAGCCTCAAGGATTTCTCGCTCCAAG agTCTGGATGCCTTCTACCAAGCTTGCCTTCTGATGCAACACTTGATAAGTCATCTGGAATCAGCTTTATTTGTGATCTGAATGACAATATTCCTGCTCCATGGCCCTCTTCGTCTCAATTATCAGCATCATCATGCAATAAAA CTGTGAAAATTCCAGCACTTCCGGCAGCTGCATCTACTCAAAGTG GCCTTTATAGTGAAGATCTGGTATTTTATGTGCTGTTTGCTGCCTCCCTTGTTACCATGATGCTCTTATAG
- the LOC110649369 gene encoding uncharacterized GPI-anchored protein At1g61900 isoform X4, with the protein MNEGLSLNFSPSMVLLQVFLLLLSLNENQYIRGSTLMDRRLDAFLPEISPNAAPQPFLPILAPSPLQPFTNSSIPKLSGLCTLNFTAAESLMSMTSIDCWAFFAPLLANVICCPQLEATLAILIGQSSKETKVLALNGTISKHCLSDIEQILIGQGAAANVKRICSIHPSNLTEGSCPVKDVNEFESTVDSSKLLAACEKIDPVKECCDQVCQNAISEAATRIALKASEILSMDRTHGLPQHSTSVNDCKNIVLRWLASKLDPSHAKEVLRGLSNCNVNKVCPLVFPDMSHVAKGCGSVISNTTGCCSAMDSYVSHLQKQSLITNLQALDCARTLGMKLQKSNITRDVYSLCHISLKDFSLQVAKQGMDTLWNRSLDAFYQACLLMQHLISHLESALFVI; encoded by the exons ATGAATGAAGGGTTATCTCTCAATTTCAGTCCCAGTATGGTTCTTCTCCAGGTGTTTTTGTTGCTATTAA GTCTGAATGAAAATCAATATATTAGAGGATCTACATTGATGGACAGACGGTTGGATGCTTTTCTTCCAGAGATCTCACCAAATGCAGCTCCTCAGCCTTTTCTTCCTATTCTTGCACCTTCTCCATTGCAACCTTTCACCAACAGTTCTATACCAAAATTATCAG gACTCTGTACGTTGAACTTCACTGCTGCTGAAAGCTTGATGAGCATGACATCAATTGATTGCTGGGCCTTTTTTGCACCATTGCTGGCTAATGTTATATGTTGTCCACAGTTAGAAGCCACCCTTGCAATTCTTATTGGTCAATCCAGTAAAGAGACTAAAGTGCTTGCTTTAAATGGAACTATTTCCAAGCATTGCCTTTCGGACATTGAGCAAATTTTGATAGGTCAGGGCGCTGCAGCTAATGTTAAGAGAATATGCTCAATTCATCCCTCAAATCTCACTGAAGGGTCTTGCCCAGTTAAAGATGTGAATGAATTTGAGAGCACTGTGGATTCATCGAAGCTTCTTGCTGCATGCGAGAAGATTGATCCTGTGAAAGAATGTTGTGACCAAGTATGTCAAAATGCTATATCAGAAGCTGCTACACGAATTGCTCTAAAAGCTTCTGAAATCTTGAGCATGGATAGGACCCATGGTTTACCTCAGCACTCAACTAGTGTTAATGATTGTAAAAACATTGTTCTCCGATGGTTGGCAAGTAAACTTGATCCTTCTCATGCAAAGGAGGTTCTCAGAGGACTATCTAATTGCAATGTCAATAAAG TTTGCCCTCTGGTTTTCCCTGACATGAGCCATGTTGCAAAGGGCTGCGGGAGTGTGATAAGTAACACCACAGGATGCTGTAGTGCCATGGATAGCTATGTGTCTCACTTGCAGAAACAGAGCCTCATAACCAACTTGCAAGCGTTGGATTGTGCTAGAACTCTTGGAATGAAGTTACAGAAGTCAAATATTACCAGAGATGTTTATAGCCTTTGTCACATAAGCCTCAAGGATTTCTCGCTCCAAG TTGCAAAGCAAGGTATGGATACTTTATGGAACCGT agTCTGGATGCCTTCTACCAAGCTTGCCTTCTGATGCAACACTTGATAAGTCATCTGGAATCAGCTTTATTTGTGATCTGA
- the LOC110649370 gene encoding uncharacterized protein LOC110649370 has protein sequence MACFLLVNKQQYISSNVAKWSLDCPTWFPYLSIYIPQPHLVPNLFTFIPITSMGNSCRRGSSLTVWAGDDWGSVGKQIKRPQIHNPIIERQKLLGEEMRGYGSSSSSSTREVKIKITKRKLEELMARVEMQGLSMEQVLARLINSVDKFEIMEMEHHHHLHRSWKPALQSIPEVN, from the coding sequence ATGGCTTGTTTTTTGTTGGTCAACAAGCAGCAATATATATCCTCCAATGTTGCCAAGTGGTCACTTGATTGTCCTACGTGGTTTCCCTATCTTTCTATATATATACCACAGCCTCACCTTGTCCCAAATCTCTTCACTTTCATTCCAATAACAAGTATGGGAAATTCCTGTAGACGTGGTTCATCTTTGACGGTGTGGGCTGGGGACGATTGGGGTTCGGTGGGTAAACAGATCAAGAGACCTCAGATTCATAATCCCATCATAGAAAGGCAGAAGCTGCTAGGCGAAGAGATGAGAGGGTATGGTTCTAGTTCAAGTTCTTCTACGAGGGAGGTGAAGATCAAGATTACAAAGAGGAAGCTGGAAGAGTTAATGGCAAGAGTTGAGATGCAGGGTTTGTCTATGGAACAAGTTCTTGCTAGGTTGATCAACTCAGTTGATAAATTTGAAATAATGGAGATGGagcatcatcatcatcttcatAGGTCTTGGAAGCCTGCCCTCCAAAGTATTCCAGAGGTGAACTAG
- the LOC131170475 gene encoding uncharacterized protein LOC131170475 yields the protein MEGATKWDPRCSRTADKLCYFCVCMKLLKDHANSTASVASFIQAELFHAQLRIQELEAEQQSFQKEVKHLLKKLEEKTTSWLRREHQKMNAVLNDLKNDLSNQRKKYQTMEIISSELVNEMADVKLSEKQFKKDYEEEKKGRELMEEVCKELARKSAEEKAMLEAMKMESIKIWEEVEEERKMLQIAEVWPEERVQMKLTDATLALEDKYCEMNKLIADFEAFLMSGSATLDVRELRKAELFIQAAKSVNIEDIKEFSYMPSKPSDVYSILEEVKQLEADKRMVEQCSKYSPVSGVSTIQTEQTASSVAKQCNSQHLLNYSNGSIANNSQFEEYAKAWESHSEEEVSSYSLEGSNTTVNGIKIREGNCKNAWQSAREWKETIRNDSLNTQMSGFCSAEQSSHNIPFTAALLGSSSLSNSRRSKITFDDGRDWRSSNDTISSLKRTSPKRKLCEGRPRLLRDLANPHVTRGMKGWIEWPRQIQKNSLKKAKLLQVSLESQKAHLRSFFERKT from the coding sequence ATGGAGGGGGCTACAAAGTGGGACCCTAGATGCTcaagaacagctgataagctctGCTACTTCTGTGTCTGCATGAAACTTCTTAAAGATCATGCCAATAGTACTGCTTCTGTTGCTTCTTTCATTCAAGCTGAACTTTTTCATGCACAATTGCGCATCCAAGAGCTTGAAGCTGAGCAACAGTCGTTTCAGAAGGAAGTCAAGCACTTATTGAAGAAGCTTGAGGAAAAAACAACCTCATGGCTGAGGAGAGAACATCAGAAAATGAATGCAGTCTTGAATGATTTAAAGAATGATTTGAGCAATCAAAGGAAAAAGTATCAAACCATGGAAATCATCAGTTCCGAATTGGTTAATGAGATGGCAGATGTTAAATTGTCTGAAAAGCAGTTCAAGAAAGATTATGAGGAAGAGAAAAAAGGCAGAGAATTAATGGAGGAAGTTTGTAAAGAATTAGCACGTAAAAGTGCAGAAGAAAAAGCCATGCTTGAAGCAATGAAAATGGAATCTATTAAAATTTGGGAAGAAGtagaagaagagaggaaaatgTTGCAGATTGCTGAGGTATGGCCCGAGGAACGCGTCCAGATGAAGCTTACTGATGCGACATTGGCCCTCGAGGATAAGTATTGTGAAATGAACAAATTAATAGCAGATTTTGAAGCTTTTTTGATGTCAGGAAGTGCTACCTTGGATGTGAGGGAGTTGAGAAAAGCTGAATTGTTCATACAAGCAGCTAAGTCTGTAAATATTGAAGATATCAAGGAATTTTCTTATATGCCCTCAAAGCCAAGTGATGTATACTCCATTTTAGAAGAAGTTAAACAATTAGAAGCTGACAAGAGGATGGTTGAACAATGCAGTAAGTACAGTCCTGTAAGTGGTGTTTCCACTATCCAGACTGAACAGACTGCTAGTTCAGTGGCAAAACAATGTAATAGCCAGCATTTGCTGAATTATTCAAATGGCTCTATTGCCAACAACAGTCAATTTGAAGAATATGCAAAAGCTTGGGAATCCCATTCTGAGGAAGAAGTTTCAAGTTATTCCCTTGAAGGGAGCAACACCACTGTTAATGGGATCAAGATCAGGGAAGGAAACTGCAAAAATGCTTGGCAGAGTGCAAGAGAATGGAAGGAGACCATAAGAAATGATTCTCTAAATACACAAATGAGTGGGTTCTGCTCAGCTGAACAATCATCACATAACATACCTTTCACTGCTGCGCTTTTGGGATCATCAAGCCTAAGTAACAGCAGACGCAGTAAGATAACATTTGATGATGGTAGAGACTGGAGGAGCTCAAATGACACAATTTCTAGTCTGAAGAGAACTTCTCCGAAAAGAAAGTTGTGTGAAGGAAGGCCTAGGCTACTAAGGGACTTGGCGAATCCACATGTTACTCGAGGGATGAAAGGATGGATTGAATGGCCACGACAGATCCAGAAGAATAGCTTAAAAAAAGCCAAGCTTTTGCAAGTCAGTTTAGAGAGCCAGAAAGCTCACCTTCGTAGTTTTTTTGAAAGGAAGACTTAA